From the Vibrio alginolyticus NBRC 15630 = ATCC 17749 genome, one window contains:
- the mrdA gene encoding penicillin-binding protein 2 gives MIRKRRSQIRDYQAEARLFASRAIVAFIGIVVLMGALVANMYNIQVNQFQDYQTRSNDNRIKVVPIAPNRGLIYDRNGVLLAENRPVFNLELTPEKIKDIDATIQELQTILEITPDQIERFHHERKRTRRFKSVPLLTQLNEKQVAVFSVNQYRFPGVEISATLKRYYPFSEVLTHVIGYVSRINDRDMQRLIREEKDANYQATRDIGKLGIEKYYEDLLHGTAGYQEVEVNSRGRVIRTLKYVPPVPGKDIVLNLDINLQLYVHQLLDGRRGSAVVIDPRDNGVLAMVSSPSYDPNSFVHGISGKDYRALLNDKNRPLVNRTTLGIYPPASTIKPFMAVAALQEGVVTPNTTRNDPGYWRIPNSNTRPFRDWLRWGHGRVDIIKSIEESVDTFYYQIAYDMGIDRISNWMMMFGFGDYTGIDIYEESKANMPTRDWKMSRHKTPWYKGDTIPVGIGQGYWTATPMQIAKATSVLVNEGEVIAPHLLKATIENGNDFEEQQTTEYVTYPPIKNVPKKYWDMAKEGMRRVNHGTRGTARRSFYKMNYETAGKSGTAQVFGLGENEEYNADEIAEHLRDHALFTGFAPFDDPKVVVTVVLENAGGGSSNGAPVVRKIFDRVVLGPEEIEPENNAKKKVKQ, from the coding sequence ATGATTCGTAAACGCCGCAGTCAAATCCGAGATTATCAAGCCGAAGCGCGTCTGTTTGCCAGCCGCGCTATTGTTGCTTTTATCGGCATTGTTGTCTTGATGGGAGCTCTGGTTGCCAACATGTACAACATTCAGGTGAACCAGTTTCAAGACTATCAAACCCGCTCGAACGATAACCGCATCAAAGTGGTGCCTATCGCGCCTAACCGAGGTCTAATTTATGACCGAAATGGCGTTTTACTGGCAGAGAACCGTCCCGTCTTTAACTTAGAACTGACCCCAGAAAAAATTAAAGACATTGATGCAACCATCCAAGAATTACAAACTATTCTGGAAATTACACCAGACCAGATTGAACGTTTCCACCACGAGCGTAAACGGACTCGTCGATTTAAATCGGTCCCACTGCTTACCCAACTGAACGAAAAACAAGTAGCGGTATTCTCCGTCAATCAGTACCGCTTTCCGGGTGTGGAAATAAGTGCGACCTTAAAGCGCTACTACCCTTTCAGCGAAGTCTTAACCCACGTGATTGGTTACGTTTCTCGAATCAATGATCGCGACATGCAGCGCCTGATCCGAGAAGAAAAAGACGCAAACTATCAAGCCACTCGCGACATTGGTAAGCTGGGTATTGAAAAATACTACGAAGACCTCTTACACGGTACAGCCGGATATCAAGAAGTCGAGGTAAACAGCCGCGGCCGAGTAATTCGTACGTTAAAGTACGTTCCACCTGTACCCGGAAAAGACATCGTTTTAAACCTTGATATCAACTTGCAGCTGTACGTACACCAATTATTGGATGGCCGCAGAGGCAGTGCTGTAGTGATCGATCCTAGAGACAACGGTGTACTGGCTATGGTTTCAAGTCCTAGCTACGATCCTAACTCGTTCGTGCACGGAATCTCAGGTAAAGACTATCGTGCCCTTTTGAACGATAAAAACCGTCCTTTGGTCAACCGCACTACACTTGGCATTTACCCTCCGGCCTCTACCATCAAACCATTTATGGCGGTAGCCGCGCTGCAAGAAGGTGTCGTCACACCTAACACCACACGAAATGACCCTGGTTATTGGCGCATACCAAACTCCAACACACGCCCGTTTCGTGACTGGTTGCGTTGGGGGCACGGGCGCGTCGATATCATTAAGTCGATCGAAGAGTCTGTTGATACCTTCTACTATCAAATCGCTTATGACATGGGTATTGACCGTATTTCGAATTGGATGATGATGTTCGGTTTTGGTGATTACACTGGCATTGATATCTACGAAGAAAGTAAGGCGAATATGCCGACTCGTGACTGGAAAATGTCTCGCCATAAAACCCCATGGTATAAAGGTGATACGATCCCTGTGGGTATCGGCCAAGGATATTGGACAGCAACACCAATGCAAATCGCCAAAGCAACCTCCGTATTAGTAAACGAGGGAGAAGTGATCGCACCTCACTTGCTCAAAGCGACGATAGAAAATGGTAACGACTTCGAAGAGCAGCAAACGACAGAATACGTGACTTACCCACCAATCAAGAATGTGCCTAAAAAGTACTGGGATATGGCGAAAGAAGGCATGCGTCGGGTAAACCATGGCACGCGCGGAACAGCTCGCCGCTCATTCTACAAAATGAATTATGAAACAGCGGGTAAATCAGGTACTGCACAGGTCTTCGGTCTGGGTGAAAACGAAGAGTACAACGCCGATGAGATCGCCGAGCACTTACGTGACCATGCGTTATTTACTGGCTTTGCACCATTTGATGATCCTAAAGTGGTCGTCACTGTAGTACTAGAAAATGCCGGTGGTGGTTCTAGTAACGGTGCCCCAGTAGTAAGGAAAATTTTTGACCGAGTCGTTCTTGGTCCAGAAGAAATTGAGCCTGAAAACAATGCGAAGAAAAAGGTAAAACAGTAA
- the rlmH gene encoding 23S rRNA (pseudouridine(1915)-N(3))-methyltransferase RlmH has protein sequence MKIQLIAVGTKMPKWVEEGFQEYRRRFPHDMPLELIEISAGKRGKNADIARILQKEGEAMLAAVPKGNRIVTLDIPGKKWDTPQLAEQLEAWKLDGRDVSILIGGPEGLAPACKAAADQSWSLSALTLPHPLVRIVMAESLYRAWSITANHPYHRE, from the coding sequence TTGAAAATTCAACTAATTGCTGTTGGCACAAAAATGCCAAAATGGGTTGAGGAAGGCTTTCAAGAATATCGTCGCCGTTTCCCGCATGATATGCCGTTGGAGTTGATTGAAATCTCTGCTGGCAAGCGTGGTAAGAATGCCGATATCGCTCGCATCCTGCAAAAAGAAGGAGAAGCGATGCTCGCGGCGGTACCAAAAGGCAACCGTATCGTCACGTTAGATATCCCAGGTAAAAAATGGGACACTCCTCAACTCGCTGAGCAGTTAGAAGCTTGGAAATTAGATGGCCGTGATGTATCAATATTAATCGGCGGTCCTGAAGGACTCGCTCCTGCATGCAAAGCTGCAGCAGACCAAAGCTGGTCATTATCTGCCTTAACGCTACCCCACCCTCTAGTGCGTATCGTAATGGCAGAAAGCTTATACCGAGCGTGGAGCATCACCGCTAACCACCCTTATCATCGCGAATAA
- the rsfS gene encoding ribosome silencing factor: protein MLREELKDFLADKADDMKAEDIIVLNVEDKSSVTDYMIICTGTSKRHVSSIADHVATEVKKAGLEPLGMEGENEGEWVVLDMGDAMLHVMQEEHRELYQLEKLWG from the coding sequence GTGCTTCGCGAAGAACTGAAAGACTTTTTAGCTGATAAAGCCGACGACATGAAAGCGGAAGACATTATCGTCCTAAATGTGGAAGATAAATCAAGCGTGACAGATTACATGATCATCTGTACTGGTACATCCAAACGCCACGTTTCATCCATCGCTGACCATGTTGCAACAGAAGTGAAAAAAGCCGGTCTTGAGCCACTAGGAATGGAAGGTGAAAACGAAGGTGAATGGGTAGTCCTAGATATGGGCGACGCCATGCTTCACGTGATGCAAGAAGAGCACCGCGAACTCTACCAGCTAGAAAAACTCTGGGGTTAA
- the holA gene encoding DNA polymerase III subunit delta — MRIYADKLTDHLTKHVKQVYLIFGNEPLLIQESRQAIQKASFQQGFEEKHRFAVDASIDWNQVYDCFQAMSLFSNRQLIELEIPESGVTTAVSKELQTLCDMLHDDIMLVIVGSKLTKAQENAKWFKALSSKGDWVSCLSPDLQRLPMFIQTRCRTLGLKPDQQSLQMLAQWHEGNLFALSQSLEKLALLYPDGELTIIRLEEALSRHNHFTTFNWIDALLAGKANRAQRILRQLEAEGVETVILIRSVQKELSQLLNMHQDLTQMGMNQVFEKYRVWQNKRPLYNAALTRLSASRICALLSLLAQAEIKAKTQYDESVWPTIHQLSLETCSPDIKLAI; from the coding sequence ATGCGAATTTATGCCGATAAATTAACGGATCATTTAACTAAACACGTTAAACAGGTTTACCTAATCTTTGGTAATGAGCCGTTACTGATTCAAGAAAGCCGCCAAGCAATCCAAAAGGCATCGTTTCAGCAAGGTTTTGAGGAAAAACACCGTTTTGCGGTGGATGCTAGCATCGACTGGAATCAAGTTTACGACTGTTTCCAAGCGATGAGCCTGTTTTCAAACCGTCAACTGATTGAGCTTGAAATTCCTGAAAGTGGCGTAACAACCGCCGTCAGCAAAGAGCTGCAAACACTGTGTGATATGCTTCATGATGACATCATGCTCGTCATTGTTGGTAGCAAACTGACCAAAGCCCAAGAAAATGCGAAATGGTTCAAAGCATTAAGCTCAAAAGGCGATTGGGTAAGCTGCTTGTCGCCAGATCTACAACGCTTACCTATGTTCATTCAGACACGTTGCCGCACGTTGGGACTAAAACCCGATCAACAATCACTGCAAATGTTGGCTCAATGGCATGAAGGTAACCTATTTGCATTGTCACAAAGCTTAGAGAAATTGGCCCTACTCTATCCGGATGGTGAGCTGACTATCATACGTTTAGAGGAAGCCCTAAGTCGCCATAATCACTTCACTACCTTTAACTGGATCGACGCCTTACTGGCAGGTAAAGCAAACCGTGCACAACGTATTCTTCGCCAACTTGAGGCGGAAGGAGTCGAGACCGTGATCTTGATTCGAAGTGTACAAAAAGAGTTGAGCCAACTTTTAAATATGCATCAAGACTTAACTCAAATGGGAATGAACCAGGTATTTGAGAAATATCGAGTTTGGCAAAACAAGCGTCCACTCTATAACGCAGCACTGACCCGCTTATCGGCGAGTCGTATTTGTGCATTGCTCTCCTTGTTGGCTCAAGCAGAGATAAAAGCCAAAACTCAATATGACGAGTCTGTATGGCCAACTATTCATCAGTTGAGCTTAGAAACCTGCTCTCCTGATATTAAGCTGGCAATTTAA
- a CDS encoding LPS-assembly lipoprotein LptE codes for MRFFSLIKLPVVLVLAGLLSACGFHLRGEYSVPEELHTMSFSSYDEYSELTRYVRSQLELNKVELVQPSSTVPNLHLTEATIDERTLSLYQNSRAAEKELTYVVKYRVTIPGYGSKNFTTTVNRNYLDNPLTALAKSVERDVIEDEMRLQAAKQMMRQLGRIRAEYEAGQISEPANTNS; via the coding sequence ATGCGCTTTTTCTCTTTGATTAAACTACCAGTGGTATTGGTATTAGCGGGGCTTCTTTCTGCCTGTGGTTTTCACCTTCGCGGCGAGTATTCCGTACCGGAAGAGCTGCACACTATGTCTTTCTCCAGCTACGATGAATACAGTGAATTAACTCGCTATGTTCGCTCTCAACTCGAACTGAACAAAGTTGAACTTGTTCAACCATCATCGACGGTACCCAACCTTCATTTGACGGAAGCGACAATCGATGAGCGTACACTATCGCTTTATCAAAATAGCCGTGCAGCAGAAAAAGAGCTGACATACGTAGTAAAATACCGTGTGACGATTCCTGGCTATGGTTCTAAAAACTTTACGACAACAGTAAACCGCAACTACCTAGACAACCCGTTGACTGCACTTGCAAAATCTGTTGAGCGTGACGTAATTGAAGACGAGATGCGCTTGCAAGCTGCAAAACAAATGATGCGCCAGTTGGGCCGTATTCGTGCCGAATATGAAGCAGGACAAATCTCTGAGCCAGCGAACACAAACTCTTAA
- the leuS gene encoding leucine--tRNA ligase, translating into MQEQYNPQDIEQKVQKHWDDNKTFVVSEDPNKEKFYCLSMFPYPSGRLHMGHVRNYTIGDVVSRFQRLQGKNVMQPIGWDAFGLPAENAAVKNKTAPAPWTYENIEYMKNQLKLLGFGYDWNREFATCTPEYYRWEQEFFTKLYEKGLVYKKTSSVNWCPNDQTVLANEQVEDGCCWRCDTPVEQKEIPQWFIKITEYAQELLDDLDKLEGWPEMVKTMQRNWIGRSEGVELKFEVKGQQDLEVYTTRPDTLMGVTYVGIAAGHPLAALAAENNPELAAFIDECKNNKVAEAELATMEKKGMATGLTAIHPLNGREVPVYVANFVLMDYGTGAVMAVPAHDQRDYEFATKYGLDIVPVIKPADGSELDISEAAYTEKGVLFDSGEFDGLEFQAAFDAIAAKLEAEGKGTKTVNFRLRDWGVSRQRYWGAPIPMVTTEDGEVHPVPADQLPVILPEDVVMDGVTSPIKADKEWAKTTFNGEPALRETDTFDTFMESSWYYARYCSPQADDILDPEKANYWLPVDQYIGGIEHACMHLLYSRFFHKLLRDAGYVTSDEPFKQLLCQGMVLADAFYFENEKGGKEWVAPTDVAVERDGKGRITSAKDTEGRDVTHSGMIKMSKSKNNGIDPQEMVDKYGADTVRLFMMFASPADMTLEWQESGVEGANRFLKRVWKLVKEHTAKGAAEAVDTSALSGDQKALRRDVHKTIAKVTDDIARRQTFNTAIAAIMELMNKLAKAPQESAQDRAILDEALKAIVVMLYPITPHISYELWAALGETDIDNAAWPTFDEKALVEDEKTIVVQVNGKLRAKLTVPADISKDDIEQLGLNDENVVKFTDGLTIRKVIYVPGKLLNIVAN; encoded by the coding sequence ATGCAAGAACAATACAACCCACAAGATATTGAACAAAAAGTTCAAAAGCACTGGGATGACAACAAAACCTTTGTTGTAAGTGAAGACCCAAATAAAGAAAAATTCTACTGTCTGTCCATGTTCCCATACCCAAGTGGTCGACTGCACATGGGTCACGTGCGCAACTACACTATCGGTGATGTAGTATCTCGTTTCCAACGCCTACAAGGCAAAAACGTGATGCAACCAATCGGTTGGGACGCATTCGGTCTACCTGCAGAAAACGCAGCAGTAAAAAACAAAACTGCGCCAGCACCTTGGACTTACGAAAACATCGAATACATGAAGAACCAACTTAAGCTTCTAGGCTTTGGTTACGATTGGAACCGTGAATTCGCAACATGTACACCGGAGTACTACCGCTGGGAACAAGAGTTCTTCACTAAACTTTACGAGAAAGGTTTAGTTTACAAAAAGACTTCTTCTGTTAACTGGTGTCCTAACGACCAAACTGTTCTTGCAAACGAGCAGGTTGAAGACGGTTGTTGCTGGCGTTGTGATACGCCTGTAGAGCAAAAAGAAATCCCTCAATGGTTCATCAAAATCACTGAATACGCTCAAGAGCTACTAGACGACCTAGATAAGCTTGAAGGTTGGCCTGAAATGGTAAAAACCATGCAGCGCAACTGGATTGGCCGCTCTGAAGGCGTTGAGCTGAAGTTTGAAGTTAAGGGTCAACAAGACCTAGAAGTTTACACAACACGTCCAGATACGCTAATGGGTGTGACTTACGTGGGCATCGCAGCCGGCCACCCTCTTGCAGCTCTTGCTGCAGAGAACAACCCAGAGCTTGCAGCGTTTATCGACGAATGTAAGAACAACAAGGTTGCAGAAGCTGAGCTAGCGACAATGGAGAAGAAAGGTATGGCTACTGGCCTTACTGCTATTCATCCATTGAACGGCCGTGAAGTTCCTGTTTACGTAGCAAACTTCGTACTGATGGACTACGGTACAGGCGCGGTAATGGCAGTACCTGCACACGACCAACGTGACTACGAGTTCGCAACGAAGTACGGTCTAGACATCGTGCCTGTTATCAAGCCTGCTGATGGCAGCGAGCTAGACATTTCTGAAGCGGCATACACAGAGAAAGGCGTACTGTTCGATTCTGGTGAATTCGACGGCCTAGAATTCCAAGCGGCGTTCGATGCAATTGCAGCGAAGCTAGAAGCAGAAGGCAAAGGCACTAAGACTGTAAACTTCCGTCTACGCGACTGGGGTGTATCTCGTCAACGTTACTGGGGCGCACCAATCCCAATGGTAACGACTGAAGACGGTGAAGTTCACCCAGTACCTGCTGACCAACTACCAGTGATTCTTCCAGAAGACGTGGTAATGGACGGCGTAACCAGCCCAATCAAAGCAGACAAAGAGTGGGCGAAGACAACCTTTAACGGCGAACCTGCTCTACGTGAGACAGATACGTTCGATACGTTCATGGAATCTTCTTGGTACTACGCGCGTTACTGTTCACCACAAGCGGACGACATCCTAGACCCAGAAAAAGCAAACTACTGGCTACCAGTAGATCAGTACATCGGTGGTATCGAGCACGCTTGTATGCACCTACTGTACTCACGCTTCTTCCACAAACTACTGCGCGATGCGGGTTACGTAACTTCTGACGAACCGTTCAAGCAACTACTGTGTCAAGGCATGGTACTGGCTGATGCGTTCTACTTCGAGAACGAGAAAGGCGGCAAAGAGTGGGTAGCTCCAACAGACGTAGCCGTTGAACGTGATGGTAAAGGCCGCATAACTTCTGCTAAAGACACTGAAGGTCGTGATGTAACGCACTCAGGCATGATCAAGATGTCTAAGTCTAAGAACAACGGTATCGACCCTCAAGAAATGGTAGACAAGTACGGCGCTGACACAGTACGTCTATTCATGATGTTCGCGTCTCCAGCGGACATGACACTTGAATGGCAAGAGTCTGGCGTAGAAGGTGCGAACCGCTTCCTAAAACGTGTTTGGAAACTAGTGAAAGAGCACACAGCGAAAGGCGCAGCAGAAGCAGTAGATACCTCAGCGCTTTCTGGTGATCAAAAAGCACTTCGCCGCGACGTTCACAAAACTATCGCGAAAGTGACGGACGATATCGCTCGTCGTCAAACATTCAACACCGCGATCGCAGCGATCATGGAGCTGATGAACAAACTAGCGAAAGCGCCTCAAGAATCTGCGCAAGATCGTGCAATCCTTGACGAAGCACTGAAAGCTATTGTTGTCATGCTTTACCCTATCACTCCGCATATCTCATACGAGCTATGGGCAGCACTAGGTGAAACAGACATTGATAACGCGGCATGGCCGACGTTTGACGAAAAAGCGCTAGTTGAAGACGAAAAAACCATCGTTGTTCAAGTTAACGGTAAGCTACGTGCGAAGCTAACAGTCCCAGCGGATATCTCTAAAGACGATATCGAACAGCTTGGTCTAAACGACGAAAACGTGGTTAAGTTCACTGATGGCCTGACTATTCGTAAAGTCATTTACGTTCCAGGTAAACTTCTGAACATCGTTGCAAACTAA
- a CDS encoding zinc ribbon-containing protein, protein MPKRKTGYEEMLEDVIETLKHSPEEVNKAIETSGKVVDAANDLTKDELALIKAYLKADLKEFSESYEDSKSGPFYLTIADSIWQGLLEITDRTKVEWVELFDDLEHQGLYEAGEVIGLGTLVCDECGHKTTYNHPTVIIPCIKCGHKGFTRQSLKP, encoded by the coding sequence ATGCCTAAACGTAAAACAGGTTATGAGGAAATGCTCGAGGATGTGATTGAAACCTTGAAGCACAGTCCGGAAGAAGTTAACAAAGCGATTGAGACGTCGGGCAAAGTGGTGGATGCTGCTAATGACTTGACCAAAGATGAATTGGCTTTAATCAAAGCGTACCTTAAAGCAGACTTAAAAGAGTTTTCAGAGAGTTACGAGGATAGCAAAAGCGGCCCGTTTTACTTAACGATTGCGGACTCGATATGGCAAGGGCTGTTAGAGATTACTGACCGAACTAAAGTTGAGTGGGTTGAGTTGTTCGATGACTTAGAGCATCAAGGGCTATATGAAGCAGGAGAGGTGATAGGCTTAGGCACTTTAGTCTGTGATGAATGTGGTCACAAGACAACGTATAACCACCCAACTGTAATCATTCCGTGTATTAAATGTGGTCACAAAGGCTTTACTCGTCAGTCATTAAAGCCATAA
- the lnt gene encoding apolipoprotein N-acyltransferase — translation MMNELFHRLKRPLVAAFVGASTTLAFAPYKLWPIAILSPAILLILLANQTPKRALWIGYAWGLGQFATGVSWVYVSISGFGGMPLIANLFLMGLLVAYLAVYSGLFAWLNNKLFPQFTLTKALLAAPALWLISDWLRGWVMTGFPWLWLGYSQIDAPLASFAPIGGVELLTLFILISAGALAYAWIHKQWLMVIIPAVLLSTGFGIRNYDWVTPRPEDTTKLALIQGNVDQNLKWLPSQRWPTIMKYADLTRENWDADIIVWPEAAIPAFEIEVPSFLSNIDSAAKMNNSAIITGVVNQAEDRQFYNSILSLGITPYGDYSFDLSERYHKHHLLPFGEFVPFEDILRPLAPFFNLPMSSFSRGAFVQPNIVANGMHMAPALCYEIIFNEQVRQNVTDETDFILTLSNDAWFGHSIGPLQHMEIARMRALELGKPLIRSTNNGLTAVTDHKGKIVEQVPQFETAVLRAELTPTNGQTPYRIVGTWPLYIWVGLSLALALGLRRKQS, via the coding sequence ATGATGAATGAACTCTTTCATCGCCTTAAGCGGCCCTTAGTGGCCGCTTTTGTTGGCGCCTCTACTACACTCGCTTTCGCTCCTTACAAGCTGTGGCCTATTGCCATTCTTAGCCCAGCAATTCTACTGATTCTTCTTGCTAACCAAACTCCGAAACGCGCACTATGGATTGGTTATGCTTGGGGGTTAGGTCAATTTGCAACTGGCGTTAGCTGGGTTTACGTCAGTATCTCCGGTTTTGGCGGTATGCCGCTCATTGCCAATTTATTTTTAATGGGCTTGCTTGTTGCCTACTTGGCTGTTTATTCAGGCTTATTTGCTTGGCTCAACAACAAGCTGTTTCCTCAATTTACGCTCACAAAAGCACTTCTCGCTGCACCTGCTTTATGGCTGATCAGTGATTGGTTACGTGGTTGGGTGATGACTGGCTTCCCTTGGTTATGGCTAGGCTATAGCCAGATAGATGCTCCACTCGCAAGCTTTGCACCAATTGGCGGCGTAGAACTGCTTACTCTATTTATCCTTATCAGCGCAGGGGCGTTAGCCTATGCATGGATTCATAAGCAGTGGCTGATGGTGATTATCCCTGCGGTGCTACTCAGTACTGGCTTTGGGATTCGCAACTACGATTGGGTAACACCCCGACCAGAAGACACGACTAAGCTCGCGCTGATTCAAGGTAACGTAGACCAAAACCTAAAGTGGCTACCAAGTCAACGCTGGCCAACCATCATGAAGTACGCTGACTTAACTCGTGAAAACTGGGATGCTGACATTATCGTTTGGCCAGAAGCAGCAATTCCCGCTTTTGAAATTGAAGTGCCTTCATTTTTGAGCAATATCGACAGCGCTGCAAAAATGAATAACAGCGCAATCATCACCGGTGTCGTCAACCAAGCTGAAGATCGACAGTTCTACAACAGTATTCTGTCCCTCGGCATCACACCATACGGTGACTACAGCTTCGATTTAAGCGAACGTTACCATAAGCATCACCTACTACCGTTTGGTGAGTTTGTACCATTTGAAGATATTTTGCGCCCATTAGCGCCATTCTTTAACCTACCGATGTCGTCGTTTAGCCGTGGGGCTTTTGTGCAGCCAAACATCGTTGCGAATGGCATGCACATGGCACCAGCGCTTTGCTATGAGATCATCTTTAATGAGCAAGTGCGTCAAAATGTGACTGACGAAACAGACTTCATTCTAACGCTTTCAAATGATGCATGGTTTGGTCACTCTATCGGTCCTCTTCAGCATATGGAGATCGCCCGTATGCGTGCCTTAGAGTTAGGTAAACCGCTCATCCGCTCGACTAACAACGGATTAACAGCGGTAACCGATCACAAAGGTAAAATCGTTGAGCAAGTACCGCAGTTTGAAACTGCAGTACTGCGCGCAGAGCTCACCCCAACCAATGGACAAACGCCATATCGAATCGTTGGTACTTGGCCATTGTATATTTGGGTTGGGTTAAGTTTAGCGCTGGCGCTCGGCTTAAGAAGAAAACAGAGCTGA
- the corC gene encoding CNNM family magnesium/cobalt transport protein CorC (CorC(YbeX) belongs to the Cyclin M Mg2+ Exporter (CNNM) family, and was characterized as belonging to a set of three proteins, at least one of which must be present for CorA to function.) — protein MNEDNSPSSNEDKKEKAEGPSRKSFFERLGQLFQGEPKDRQELVDVIRDSEVNDLIDHDTRDMLEGVMEISEMRVRDIMIPRSQMVTVERTHDLDTLVALITDAQHSRYPVISEDKDHVEGILLAKDLLKYLGSGSNPFDIEEVIRPAVVVPESKRVDRLLKEFREERYHMAIVVDEFGGVSGLVTIEDILEEIVGDIEDEFDESEETDIRKLSKHTFAVRALTTIEEFNETFGTNFSDEEVDTVGGMVMTAFGHLPSRGELVEIEGYNFKVTAADNRRVIQLQVTIPDEETLVEATQE, from the coding sequence ATGAACGAAGATAATTCTCCCTCTTCTAACGAAGATAAGAAAGAAAAGGCAGAAGGTCCGAGTAGAAAGTCCTTCTTTGAACGTCTAGGTCAACTATTTCAGGGCGAACCAAAAGATCGCCAAGAGCTTGTGGATGTTATCCGCGACTCTGAAGTCAACGACCTGATTGACCATGACACTCGCGATATGCTTGAAGGTGTTATGGAAATCTCCGAAATGCGTGTGCGTGACATTATGATCCCGCGTTCGCAAATGGTTACAGTTGAGCGTACTCACGACCTTGATACCTTGGTTGCTTTGATTACCGATGCTCAACACTCTCGCTACCCTGTGATCAGCGAAGATAAAGACCATGTGGAAGGCATACTTCTAGCGAAGGACTTACTTAAATACTTAGGCTCAGGCAGTAATCCATTTGATATCGAAGAAGTCATTCGACCAGCGGTTGTGGTACCGGAAAGTAAACGCGTTGATCGACTGCTGAAAGAATTCCGTGAAGAACGTTATCATATGGCCATTGTTGTCGATGAATTCGGTGGTGTTTCTGGTCTTGTGACCATTGAAGATATCCTTGAGGAAATCGTCGGGGATATTGAAGATGAATTCGATGAAAGTGAAGAGACGGACATTCGTAAGCTGAGCAAGCATACGTTTGCTGTCAGAGCGCTGACAACCATCGAAGAGTTTAATGAGACATTCGGAACCAACTTCAGCGATGAGGAAGTTGATACCGTTGGTGGTATGGTCATGACTGCCTTTGGTCACTTACCTTCTCGTGGTGAACTGGTTGAAATTGAAGGCTACAACTTCAAAGTCACCGCTGCCGATAACCGTCGTGTCATTCAACTCCAAGTGACGATCCCAGACGAAGAAACCCTGGTTGAAGCCACTCAAGAGTAA
- the ybeY gene encoding rRNA maturation RNase YbeY, translating into MVIELDLQLAVENEEGLPSQQDFQLWLDKTIPLFQPQAEVTIRIVDEQESHTLNHEYRGKDKPTNVLSFPFEAPPGMEIDLLGDLIICRQVVEKEAVEQSKPLLAHWAHMVVHGSLHLLGYDHIEDDEAEEMESLETEIMQGMGYEDPYIAEKE; encoded by the coding sequence ATGGTGATTGAACTTGATCTGCAACTGGCAGTCGAAAATGAAGAAGGTTTGCCTTCGCAGCAAGATTTCCAATTGTGGCTAGATAAGACAATTCCTCTCTTCCAGCCACAAGCCGAAGTCACCATTCGTATTGTTGATGAACAAGAAAGTCATACGCTCAACCATGAGTATCGCGGCAAAGATAAACCAACTAATGTGTTGTCGTTTCCATTTGAAGCACCTCCTGGTATGGAAATAGATTTACTTGGTGATTTGATTATTTGCCGCCAAGTTGTTGAAAAAGAGGCGGTTGAACAGAGCAAGCCTCTGCTAGCACATTGGGCGCATATGGTTGTACATGGCAGCTTGCATCTGCTAGGTTATGATCATATAGAGGATGACGAAGCCGAAGAGATGGAGTCCCTCGAAACCGAAATCATGCAAGGTATGGGTTATGAAGATCCTTACATTGCTGAAAAAGAGTAG